A window of Pseudomonas denitrificans (nom. rej.) genomic DNA:
TGCTCGTCGCCCACGACCTCAGCGTCGAGGCGGATATCGCCGTACGCCGCGCCGCCCAGCTGGCCCGCCAGCACGGCGCCAGCGTCACGCTGCTGCACGTCATCGAGGAATTCTTCCCCGACCGCATGATGGCCACGGTGCGCGAAGCCGCCGAGGTGGCGCTGCGTGATGCGGCCCGCGCCAGTGACATCACCGACTACCAGCTGGTGATCCGCCAGGGCCGCGCGGCGAATACGGTCACCCAGGCCGTGCAGGAACTGAACGCCGATCTGCTGGTGATCGGCGCGCACCACCAGCAGTTGCTGGAACGCTTCGACGGCACCACCCTGGAGCGCATCGCCCGGCATTGCCGCACGCCGATCCTGCTGGCCGTGGACGAGTCCGCCAGACCTTACGCGAAGGCCCTTGCCGGTCTGGACCTGTCGCACTGCTCCTGCCAGGCCTGGCGCGCCGGTTACCGGCTGCTCGCGGCCGACGCCGAATTGCTCGCGCTCAACGCCTACCAGCCGGGCAAAAAGGCGGGGCGCGCCGACAGCCACCTGGACACCCAGCGCGAACTGCTGCGCCAGGCGCTGCAGGATGAGCGCACGCAGGTGCCGACCACAGGGCCGCAATTGCTTTGCGCAGTGCAGCAGGGCACACCCCAGCAGGCGCTGGAAACGGCATTACGCGAATGGACACCGGACCTGCTGGTGCTCGGCAGCCGCAGCCGCGGCGCCATCGAGCAGGCCATGTTGGGCAGCTCGACGCGCTATTTCCTGCGCCGGCCGCCCTGCGATGTGCTGATCAGCCAGTAAGCGTTCAGGCTTCCAGCAGGTTGTGCAGCTCGACGAACTGCTGGGTCAGCTTGTGCCGCGGCTCGAGGAAGATCAGCGGGGTGCAGGCCTGGTGCGACTCGCGCATCTTCACCGAGCTCATCAGGTACACCGGCAGCACCGGCAGTTCCTCTTCCACCAGCTCATCCAGCAGTTGCTGCGGCAGGGTCGCGCGCGGCTGGAACTGGTTGACCACGATGCCTTCGACTTCCAGCTCCTCGTTGTGGTCTTCCTTCAGCTCTTCGATCTCCTGCAGCAGTCCGTACAGTGCCTGGCGGGAGAAACTGTCGCAATCGAAGGGGATCAAGCAGCGATCTGCCGCGATCAGAGCGGATACCGTGTAGAAGTTCAGTGCCGGCGGCGTATCCAGGTAAATACGGTCGTAGTCTTCGGACAGCTCGTCCAGCAGTTTGCGCAGCTTGTTGATCTTGTGCTTCTGCTCGAGCTTGGGCTGCAGGTCCGCCAGCTCCGGGCTGGCCGTGACGATGTGCAGGTTGTCGAAGGGCGTCTCGTAGATGTCGACCTTGCCCTTGCGGCTGAAAGGCCCGGACGACAACGTCTGCTTGAAGAAGTCGGCGATGCCCACCGGCAGGTCCTCGCCGGTCAGGCCGGTGAGGTAATGCGTGGAATTGGCCTGGGCATCCAGGTCCACCAGCAAGGTGCGATAGCCCTCCGCTGCGCTCACTGCCGCCAGGTTGCAGGCGATGCTGGACTTGCCGACCCCGCCCTTCTGATTGAACACCACGCGCCGCATGAGCCATCCCTCCAGAACCATTCAAGACCCCGGGATTCTATGCAAAGCCCATGACAAGGGCGAGCATCCTCGCACCGAGGCTCCGCTACCGCTCGGCGGCTGACCGGATTTCATACAGTGGTTCGTCATAAAGTCGGCATTCAATCGAGAATTGCCCTATTTCCTGCGTCAGCCCTTTTGTAAGCAAAGGTTTGCTTGACAGCAGCATGACCGGGATAATACCGGCCCTGCGCCATGGCACGTGTCGACGAAGCTCTTGGTGGATCAAGGAAGACCCATTAGCCGACCGGAATGCCCCGAAGGGCCCACAAGAGCTCGCAGCGTGATTCAATTCAATATCGACCAGTGGAGCGCCTGGGCCCCGGGTCTGTCCACGATTGCCGACTGGCAGAGCTGGGTACGGGAAGAACGTCTTCCTGACACTGCCGCCCAGCCGGATGTCGCCTTTCTCCCCGCCATGCAACGCCGACGCCTCAGCCCCCTGGCGCGGATGGTGTTCAGTGTCGCCTGGCCGCTGGCCGACGGGCGGCCACCGATGCCACTGATCTTCGTTTCCCGCCACGGCGAAACCGGCCGGAGCCTGGAACTGCTGCGCGAGCTGGCCGTCGAACAACCACTGTCGCCGACCCAGTTCAGCCTTTCCGTGCACAACGCGGTCATTGGCCTGTGGTCGATCCTGCGGCAGGACTCCAGCGAAATGACGGCGATCGCCGGCGAACGTGACGGCTTCGAGCACGGCCTGCTGGAGGCCGCCGCACTGCTGGCCGAGGGTGCCCCGGAGGTACTGCTGGTGGTAACCGAAGAGCCGCTGCCGGAGCTGTATGCCCCCTGGGTCGACGACGTGCCCTGCCCCTACGCCGTGGCCCTGCGCCTGAAGGCTGGCAGCGAATGGTCGCTGGAACTCGCGGAAAACGGCACGGCCCTTGCTCCGCCGTCCCACCCCAATGCCCTGAGCCTGGTGCGCGCGCTGATCGAGCGCACCGGCCTGATCCACCACCCCTGGAAGAAGCGTCTATGGACCTGGCAACGCAACCACTGAGCAAGCGCGCCGACGCTTGGCTGTGGCGCCTGTTCGCCACCGGCCTGTGCTTCGCCCTCTTCGGTATCGGCGGTCTGCTGCTGCGGGTGCTGGTCTTCCCGCTGCTGGCGCTGCTGCCCGGCGATGCCCTGCGCCGCCGCACCCGGGCACGTCGGACGGTCAGCCGGCTGTTCTGGCTGTTCGTGCAGATCATGCAGCGCAGCGGCGTTCTCAGCTTTGAAATAGAAGGTGCGGGGGAAGTTGAAGGCATCTCGCGCCTGGGTCGGCCGGGGCAGATGGTGATCGCCAACCATCCCTCGCTGATCGACGTGGTCTTCCTCATCGGCCTGATCCGCGACGCCAACTGCGTGGTCAAGCAGAGCCTGTTCGCCAACCCCTTCACCCGCGGTCCGGTGACGGCGGCGCAGTACATCAGCAACAACGGCAGCATGGACATGTTCGATGAGGCCGTGGACGCGTTGCAGCAGGGCCAGACCCTGATCGTCTTCCCCGAGGGCACCCGCACCCCGCCGGGCGCGGCTCCGCAATTCCATCGCGGCGCGGCGTCCATCGCCCTGCGCGGCGCCAGCGTCATCACCCCGGTGACCATCACCGTGACCCCGACCACCCTGACCAAGGCCGAGCCCTGGTACAGCATTCCCGCCCGCCGCGTGCATTTCCGGCTGCGCGTCGGCGACGACCTGGACCCGCAGGTCTTTGCCAGCCAGGGCCCCGCCCCGGCAGCCTCGCGCCGGCTCAATGCCTTCCTGCACCAGCATTTCATCAAGGAGCTCGCAAGAGATGAGCGATCTGCAACTGGAGATTAAACAGCTGATCATCGACGCCCTCGGCCTCGAAGATATCGGCCCTGACGACATCGGCGCCGAAGACGCGCTGTTCGGCGACGGCCTCGGCCTGGATTCGGTCGACGCCCTGGAACTGGGCCTGGCCATCCAGAAACGCTACGGCATCAAGATCGACGCCGATGCCAAGGACACCCGCCAGCATTTCGCCAATGTGGCGAGCCTGGCGGCCTTCGTGACCGCCCAGAAAGCCGCCTGAGACCGCTGACCATGCAAACCCGTGAGGACATTTTCAACACCCTGCGCGACGCCCTGGTCGAGCTGTTCGAACTGGAGCCGGAGCAGATCAGCCTCGACGCCAACCTGTACCAGGACCTGGAGATCGACAGCATCGACGCCGTCGACCTGATCGACCACCTCAAGCGCCAGACCGGCAAGAAGATCGCCGCCGAGGAATTCAAGTCGGTGCGTACCGTCGGCGACGTGGTCGAAGCGGTCTATCGCCTGGCCAACCCATGACACGCCTGGTCGGGCTCGGCCTGCTGCTGGCCGGGCTGCTCTACCCGTTCGCGATCTACTTCGGCATCGATCACCTGTCGCCGAAATTCTTCGCGCTGCTGCTGGGCGGGTTGTGGTTCGCCCGCAGCCTGGGCAGCGGGCAACGCCCCGGGCAACGCTGGATGGCGCTGGCGGCCGTGGCCTTCTGCATGCTGCTGTGGTTCCTCAACGAGCCGCACCTGCTGCGCTGGTACCCGGTGCTGATCAGCGCAGGCCTGCTGAGCCTGTTCGCCCTCAGCCTGAAATTCGGTCCGCCGCTGGTCGAGCGCCTGGCGCGCCTGCGCGAGCCGGAGCTGCCGCCCCACGCGGTGCGCTACACCCGCCGGGTGACCCAGGCCTGGGTGCTGTTCTTCCTGGGCAACGGCCTGATTGCCGCGGCCCTCACACTGTGGGCTCCGCTGGCCTGGTGGACGCTGTACAACGGCCTGATTTCCTACCTGCTGATGGGCGTGCTGTTCGCCGTCGAGTGGCTGGTACGGCAGCGGGTCAGAGGTCAAGGATGAAATCGATTTCCCTCGCCCGGCTGCTGCTGGAGCTGCCCGCCGCGCGCCCATTGGCGCTGGAGCCGACGCTGCTCGCCAGCGACTTCCTGCAGCGCGTCTGCGCAGCCGCCGGCGCCCTGCGCCAGCGCAATGCCCGGCGCGTGGCGATCCACCTGGAAGACGCCGCCGAACTGGCAATTGCCCTCTACGCGGCGTGGCTGGCCGGTGCCGAAGCGGTGCTGCCGGCCGACAACCTCGCCCACAGCCGCGAGCGACTGGCCTCGCGGATCGACGCCTGGATCGGCGATCAGCCCGGTGACCTGCTGCTGGCCGAGCTGAACGGCCCGGCACTGCCCCCGGCCCCTCTTGCACCTGAAGAACTGGACCTCGACGCCTGCCGCCTGGTGCTCAGCACCTCCGGTTCCACCGGCGAGCCCAAGCTGATCGGCAAGTCCCTGCGCCAGCTGAGCAACGAAGTGCAGGTGCTGGAAGCCCTCTGGGGCGAACAACTGGGCGATGCGTGCATCCTCGGCAGCGTCGCCGCGCAGCACATCTACGGCCTGCTGTTCCGCGTGCTCTGGCCGCTGTCCGCCGGCCGCGCCTTCCTGCGTCGGCAGATCGCCTTCCCCGAAGACCTGCAACGCCTGAGCCTCGACCAGCCGCGCTTCGCCTGGGTCGGCAGCCCGGCGCTGCTCAAGCGCATGGGCGACAACCTCGACTGGCCGGCGCTGCGCCCGGTGGTGCGGGTGTTCTCCTCCGGCGGCCCGCTGCCGGCCGAAGCCGGCGAGTTGCTCCACGAACGCCTCGGCCAGGCTCCCACGGAAATCTACGGCAGCTCCGAGACCGGCGGCATCGCCTGGCGCCAGGGCGGCCAGCTGTGGCAGCCGTTCCAAGGCGTGGCGCTGAGCCAGGACGAGCACGGCGCACTGCGCATCGAATCGACCTACCTGCCGCCCGGCGAAACCGAACAGACCGCCGACGCCGCACGAATTTGCGCCGACGGCCGCTTCGAGTTGCTCGGCCGGCTCGACCGCATCGTCAAGCTGGAAGAAAAACGCATCTCCCTGCCGCAACTGGAAGCGGCGCTGATGAAGCATCCCTTCGTCAGCGAAGCGCGCCTGGGCGTGGTGCAGGAGAACCGCGCCAGCCTCGGCGCACTGGTCGCCCTGAGCGACGCCGGCCTGCATGAGCTGCGCAATGGCAGCCGCCGCGCGCTGACCCAGCGCCTGCGCGAACACCTCGCCGACCACTGCGAAGCCCTCGCCCTGCCGCGCCGCTGGCGCCTGCTGCGACGCCTGCCGGGCAATGCCCAGGGCAAGCTGCCGCAAAGCCTGGTGGACGAACTGCTGCACGCGCCGCGCAGCCGCGATCCCGACGTACTGACGCACAACGCGGTGGACGGCGAACAGCACTTCCAGCTGGAAATCCCCCTGGACCTCGCCTACTTCCCCGGCCACTTCCCCAAGGCTCCCGTGCTGCCGGGCGTGGTGCAGGTGCAATGGGCGCAGCAACTGGGCCGCCAGGTCTTCGACCTGCCGCCACGCTTCGGCGGCATGGAAGTGCTGAAGTTCCAGCAACTGCTGCGGCCGGGCGATCTCTGCCAGTTGGCCCTGCGCTGGGACGCCGAGCGCGGCAAGCTGTACTTCGCCTTCACCCGTGGCGAGGCCGCCTGCTCCTCCGGGCGCATCCTGCTGGGGGCGGACGAATGAGCACCAAGCCGTGTGCCGTGATTCCGGTGTACAACCACGAGCACGCGCTGCCCCAGGTGGTCGCCGAACTGCTCGCCGCCGGCCTGCCCTGCGTGCTGGTCGACGACGCCTCCAGCCGCGAGTGCGCGGCGGTGATGGACCAGCTCGCCGCAGGCCGCGACACGTACCTGGTGCGCCTGCCGGTGAACCAGGGCAAGGGCGGCGCGGTGATGGCCGGCCTGCGCGAAGCCGCGCGCCTGGGCTTCACCCACGCGCTGCAGGTGGACGCCGACGGCCAGCATGACCTGGGCGACGTGCAGCGCTTCCTCGGCACCTCCCGCGAGCACCCCGAGGCGCTGGTCTGCGGCTATCCGCAGTACGACGAAAGCGTGCCCAAGGGTCGTCTCTACGCGCGCTACCTGACCCACGTCTGGGTGTGGATCAACAGCCTGTCGCTTTCGATCCGCGACGGCATGTGCGGCTTCCGGGTCTACCCGCTGGCATCCACGCTCAAGCTGATCGACAGCACCACGCTGGGCAAGCGCATGGATTTCGACCCGGAAATCCTCGTCCGTCTGGCCTGGCGCAACCAGCCGATGCAGTGGCTGCCGACGAAGGTGCATTACCCGCTGGACGGCCTCTCGCACTTCCGCCTGTTCCACGACAACGCACTGATCTCCTCCATGCACGCGCGGCTGTTCTTCGGCATGCTCTGGCGCTCGCCGGCCATCCTCTGGCGCCGCCTGCGGAGCGCCGCGTGAGCGCGCAGCACTGGGCGCAACAGCGCGAGCGCGGCAGCCTGCTGCTGATGCGCTTCACCGCCTGGGCGGCGCGCACCCTCGGCCGCCGCCTGTTGTCGCCGCTGCTGCACCTGATCGTGCTGTACTTCTTCCTCTTCGGCTCCCGTGCGCGCGGCGCCATCCGCGAGTACCAGCAGCGCCTGGCGCAGCACAGCGGTGACGCCTCGCTGAGCCCGACCACCGGCCGCGTGTTCGGCCAGTTCATGGCCTTCGCAGACGCCATCCTCGACAAGCTCGATGTCTGGGCCGGCCGCCTGGACCTCGCCAGCATCGAACTCAATGACCCGCACAACCTGCGCGCGCAGTTGCGCAGCGGCCGTGGCCAGCTGCTGGTGGGCGCGCACCTGGGCAACCTCGAAGTCTGCCGCGCGCTGGCGGAACTGGGCGAGAAGGTGCGCATGAACGTGCTGGTGCACACCCGCCACGCCGAGCAGTTCAACAAGCTGCTGGGCGAGTCCGGCGCCAGCCACCTGCGGCTGATCCAGGTGAGCGAACTGGACCCGGCGATCATGCTGCAGTTGTCCCAGCGCCTGGACGCCGGCGAATGGCTGGCGATTGCCGGCGACCGCATTCCGCTGCACGGCGGGCGCAACGTCGAGGTCGATTTCCTCGGCGCCCCGGCCGCACTCCCGCAGGGCCCCTGGCTGCTCGCCGGGCTGCTGCAGTGCCCGGCCAACCTGATGTTCTGCCTGAAGGAAGAGGGCCGCTACCGCGTGCACCTGGAGCCCTTCGCCGAACGCATCCAGTGGCGCCGCAGCGACCGCGCGGAGGTCCTGAAACACTGGACCCAGCGCTACGCCCAGCGCCTGGAACACTACTGCCTGCGCGCGCCGCAGCAGTGGTTCAACTTCTACCCGTTCTGGAAAGCCCATGACGACAGCCACTGAAACGCCGGTTTTCGGCCAAGGCCACCTGAGCATCGAACAGATCGTCGCCCTCGCCGAGCGCCGCGTCGAAAGCCGCCTGGACGACGACGCCGACTTCCGCGCACGGATCGCCCGCGGCGCGCAGTTCCTCGACACCCTGCTGGACAAGGAAGGCGTGATCTACGGCGTCACCACCGGCTACGGCGATTCCTGCGTGGTGGCTGTGCCGCTGGAGCACGTCGAGGCACTGCCGCAGCACCTGTACACCTTCCACGGCTGCGGCCTGGGCAAGCTGCTGGAACCGGCCGCCGTGCGCGCCGTGCTCGCCGCGCGCCTGCGCTCGCTGAGCCACGGGGTTTCCGGCGTACGCCTGGAACTGCTGGAGCGCCTGCATGCCTTCCTCGCCCTGGACATCCTGCCGCTGATCCCGGAAGAGGGTTCGGTGGGCGCCAGCGGTGATCTCACGCCACTGTCCTATGTCGCCGCCACCCTCGCCGGCGAGCGTGAAGTACTGTGGTGCGGCGAGCGCCGCAGCGCCGCCGACGTCCATGCCGAGCTGGGCTGGCAGCCGCTAGTGCTGCGGCCCAAGGAAGCGCTGGCGCTGATGAACGGCACGGCGGTGATGACCGGCCTGGCCTGCCTCGCCTATTCGCGCGCGGACTACCTGCTCAAGCTGGCCACGCGCATCACCGCGCTGAACGTCATCGCCCTGCAGGGCAACCCGGAGCACTTCGACGAGCGCCTGTTCGCCGCCAAGCCGCATCCGGGGCAGATGCAGGTCGCCGCGTGGATTCGCCAGGACCTCGCCATCGACGCACCGACGCCGCCGCTGCACCGCCTGCAGGACCGCTACTCGCTGCGCTGCGCCCCCCACGTGCTGGGCGTGCTGGCCGACAGCCTGGGCCTGCTGCGGCAGTTCATCGAGATCGAACTGAACAGCGCCAACGACAACCCGATCATCGACGCCGAGGACGAGCGCGTGCTCCACGGCGGGCACTTCTACGGCGGGCACATCGCCTTCGCCATGGACAGCCTGAAGAACCTCGTGGCCAACGTCGCCGACCTGCTCGACCGGCAGCTCGCGCTGCTGGTGGACACCCGCTACAACCATGGCCTGCCGAGCAACCTCTCGGGCGCGCCGGCCGACCGCGCGATGATCAACCACGGCTTCAAGGCCGTGCAGATCGGCGCCAGCGCCTGGACCGCCGAGGCGCTGAAGAACACCCTGCCGGCCAGCGTGTTCTCGCGTTCCACCGAGTGCCACAACCAGGACAAGGTGAGCATGGGCACCATCGCCGCGCGCGATGCCCTGCGCACCCTGGAGCTGACCGAACAGGTCGCCGCCGCTACCCTGCTGGCCGCGCAACAGGGCGTCTGGCTGCGCTGCGGCGAAGCCGGTGCGCGCCCGCTGCCGGCGCCGCTGGGCGGCATGCACGAGCAGCTCGGCCAGGACTTCCCGCCGCTGATCGAGGACCGCGCCCTGGAAGGCGAACTGCGCCTGTGCCTGGAGCGCATCCGCGCGCGCCAGTGGGGGCTCTATGCGTAAGGCCGGCGTGCTGCAGGCCGAGGTGGAAATCCTCGTGCCGTTCTTTGACGTCGACATGATGGAAGTGGTCTGGCACGGCCACTACGTCAAGTACCTGGAAGTCGCGCGCTGCGCCCTGCTCGACAGGCTCGACCACAACTACTCGCAGATGCGCGAGGCGGGCTACGCCTGGCCGGTGATCGACCTGCAGCTGCGCTACGTACGCGGCGCGCGTTTCGGCCAGCGCATCAGCGTGCGCGCCGACCTGGTGGAGTGGGAGAACCGCCTGAAGATCAACTACCTGATCAGCGACGCCGAGACCGGCGAGCGCCTGACCCGCGCCAGCAGCACCCAGGTGGCGGTGGAGATCGCCAGCCGCGAGATGCAGATGGTTTCGCCCGCCGTGTTCATCGACGCCGTGCAGCGCGCACTGGAGGCCGAAGCATGCTGAAGCGCGCCCTGCTCGTCTGCGGCCTTCTGCTCGCTCCGCTGGCCCACGCCTTCGACCTGCCGCAACTGGCCGCGCAGCTCGGCAAACCGGCGGTGGTACGCGGCGAGTTCGTCCAGGAGAAACACCTGCGTTCGCTGCCGCAGCCGCTGGTGAGCAAGGGCCACTTCATCCTCGCCAAGCAGCACGGCCTCCTCTGGCTGCTGCAGACGCCGCTGAAGCAGGACTACCGCATCGACGACCAGGGCATCGCCCGGCGCGACGCCAGTGGCTGGCAGCAACTGCCGCAACGCAGCGCCAGCGCACAGCAGAACCGCCTGTTCCTCGCCGTACTGGAAGGCGACAGCAGCGGCCTGCAGCGCGACTTCGACCTCGCCCTGAGCGGCGAGGCGAACGACTGGACACTCACCCTGACGCCGCGCGCCGTGCTGCTCAAGCAGATCTTCGACAGCATCGAGATTGCCGGCGGCGAACTGGTGCAGCGCATCGAGCTGCACGAAGCCCAGGGCGACCGCACCGTGCTGCGCATGACCAGCAGCCAGCCCGGCGACAGCCTGACCGATGCGGAGCGCAGTGACTTTGCCCGCTGAGCGGCCGCAGTGGCTGCCACGCCTGGTGATCGCCGGGCTGTTGGCGCTGCTCGCCCTCGCCGCCTGGCAATGGCGCGGTGCCGCGCCGCTGAGCACCGACCTGCTGGAACTGGTGCCCGGCAGCAGCCGTGATGCCCTGCAGAAGCAGGCCGAGCAGCGCATGCAGGAGCCGCTCAACCGCGAACTGCTGGTGCTGGTCGGCTACCCCGAGCGCGACACCGCCATCGCCCACGCCCGCGAGCTGGCCGAGCGCTGGCAAGCCAGCGGCCTCTACGAGAAGGTGCAGTGGGGCGTACAGGCCGACCTGCCGGCACTGCGCGAACAACTGCGCGCCGGCCGCCTCGCGCTGCTCAATGCCGATGACCGCCGCCAGCTCTCCGATGACCCCGCCGCCTTCATCCAGCAGCGCGTCGAACAACTCTTCGATCCCTTCTCCGGCTTCGGCCTGCTGCCCAATGACCAGGACTGGTTCGGCCTGGCCTTGCGCATCCAGCACCACCAGCCGTTGACGGCGAAGGTGCAGCTGGACATCGGCAGCGGCGCGCTGCTCGCCGAAGACGACGGGCGCAACTGGGTGCTGCTGCGCGCACGCACCCGCGCCGATGCCTTCGACATGAACCTGCCGCGCGCCGTGGCCGCGCAGATCGCCGAGGCGCGCCAGCAACTGGCGGCCGACGGCGGGCAGATCGTCGCCGCCAGCGGCCTGCTGTATGCGGCCGACGGCCAGCGCCAGGCCAGCCGCGAAATGACCTGGGTTGGCGGCGGCGCCGCGCTGGGCACCCTGCTGCTGTTGCTGCTCGCCTTCCGTCGCGGGCGCGCATTGCTGGCCTTCCTGCCGGTGCTGGTCGGCGTGCTGGCGGGCGCCACCGCGTGCATCGCGCTGTTCGGCAAGATCAACCTGCTCACCCTGATGCTGGGTGCCAGCTTGATCGGCGTGGCCTCGGATTACCCGCTGCACTATCTGTCGAAAGCCTGGACTGTCGCTCCTTGGCAGCCCTGGCATGCTTTGAAGCTGAGCCAGCGCGGGCTGTTTCTCAGCCTCGCCACCAACCTGATCGGCTACCTCGCCCTGGCCTGCACGCCCTTCCCGGCGCTGACCCAGGTGGCGACCTTCTCGGTGGCCGGCCTGCTCGCCGCCTACCTGTGCGTGATCGGCCTGCTGCCGCTGCTGTTGCGCGGCAACGCCATCGCCCCGCAGCCCCTGCTGCTCTCGCTGGGCGAGCGCCTGATCGGCCTGCGCCAGGCCCTGCTCCAGCGCACCGGCAGTTGGCCGCTGCTAGCGGTGGTTGTGCTGTTCTGCGCCGGCGGGCTGTGGCAACTGCAGGTGAAGAACGACCTGCGCCAGTGGCTGGGCGCCAAGCCGCAATTGCTCAGCGAGGCCCAGGCCGCCGCGCGCATCACCGGCTACCAGCCCACCAGCCAGTTCTTCCTGGTCCGCGCCAGCGATGAAACCCAGCTGCTGCAACGCCAGGCCGAACTGGCTGCGCGACTGGACAAGCTGGTCGCCTCTGGCCAGCTCAAGGGCTACCTCGCGCTCAACCAGTTGCTTGCCACCGCGCAGCAACAACAGCAGGCCCGCGAAGCGCTGCGCCAGTTGCCGCAACACTGGCAGGCAC
This region includes:
- a CDS encoding MMPL family transporter, with product MRSAVTLPAERPQWLPRLVIAGLLALLALAAWQWRGAAPLSTDLLELVPGSSRDALQKQAEQRMQEPLNRELLVLVGYPERDTAIAHARELAERWQASGLYEKVQWGVQADLPALREQLRAGRLALLNADDRRQLSDDPAAFIQQRVEQLFDPFSGFGLLPNDQDWFGLALRIQHHQPLTAKVQLDIGSGALLAEDDGRNWVLLRARTRADAFDMNLPRAVAAQIAEARQQLAADGGQIVAASGLLYAADGQRQASREMTWVGGGAALGTLLLLLLAFRRGRALLAFLPVLVGVLAGATACIALFGKINLLTLMLGASLIGVASDYPLHYLSKAWTVAPWQPWHALKLSQRGLFLSLATNLIGYLALACTPFPALTQVATFSVAGLLAAYLCVIGLLPLLLRGNAIAPQPLLLSLGERLIGLRQALLQRTGSWPLLAVVVLFCAGGLWQLQVKNDLRQWLGAKPQLLSEAQAAARITGYQPTSQFFLVRASDETQLLQRQAELAARLDKLVASGQLKGYLALNQLLATAQQQQQAREALRQLPQHWQALIDLGIAQAALQAELDQLEQLPPQSLDQALKGPLGEPWRPLWLGTVDGGVAGLVSLQGLSDAGVLAEQAKGLEGVQLVDRLGELNRLFAATQVSATELKLLSCVLIFALLLKPFGPRGALRIVLLPLLAALCSLASLGWLGQPLTLFSLFGLLLVTAIGVDYTILMRERVGGAAVSLVGVLLAAITTWLSFGLLALSATPVISNFGLAVGLGLGFCFLFCPWAQASTREGAPAC